tttttttttattttatttgtttttatttatttttgtttatttatttaattttaaactaatgatattagagatattttatcctttaatgaatgtcatttttgtgattttcacTTTCTAGTGTCATTTTTAAGACAAAAACTCAAAAGAtgttattattgacaattgccctagTTTAATTCTCAGGTTCCAGATACTTACAGTTGTGTTCTGCCCATCCAACGACCTCATTATCCAGATCGTATACTACCAACTTGTTTGAAAGCACCAAATCTGCATATGTAGAAACCACATATGGAGTCAGATACAAGAAAATTGTCGTAAAGTAAAAGCAGTTAAAAATGATAACCTCCCAAAAGGATGACATCAGATCCGTCCTGATTCGTCAGTCCACCAGATTGCCAACCAAAGCAATACAAATCTTTCTGTCGGTGAAATGAAAAGAGAGGGAGAGTGAGCTCAATTTGTGGATGAGACAAGATTAAGAACGCTCGCTCTGAATAATTATGCAAGATCTACGTTGTCTGTCGGTGTAAATAACTCAAAAGTAGTAAGTTGGCTATTGACTTACACGAAGGGAGAAAAGATAGTCGTGCGGATAAACACTCATTTTGAGTTTGTCCTCGAAATGAAGATTGACTACTGGAAATGCTTTATCTGTGCTGCAGGTAACAAGGAAGACTATCTTACAACATGTAATATACTCCACATCAAGACGTTCAAGGAACACATGAGTCATCTTACTTTAACGTGAAACTGAAGCACGCAAAAGTCTCCTGTACCGTGTGCAGTTTGATCGGTTGCCGAGCAgtaatctgaaaacatatatgtGAGGATCGTGATTAGAgagttaaaaaacaaaaaaaaaataatggaaaagAGTTTCACCTTCTGAAGTAGCGAGGTGTAGAGATTCTCTGGCAAGTAAGCTAAAGTTGTACCACTGTCAATAATGGTTCCTCCATTCCCGCCAAAAACAGCTAAGCTTGGTGGGAGAGCAACAGGTTCTCCACCTACATCTATCCCCTTTAAAATGACGTTGTAATGTaacctaaaacaaaaaaaaaagtttaattaatataagcAACACCACCAAAAAGACAGAACCAAGATTGTCTGGTCTGGTCTGGTCTCACTTACTGATTCGGAACCAAAGGAGTAAATTTCACTAGTGGAGATTCGACTTCCCCAACAGCAAAAATTCCACCTCCGTTTACATTGTCTAGACAATGTGAAAAGATTCTCTTCTTATTCCGGGCGGCAGCGAGTTGCGAAATGATAGAGGTATTAGCTTGTCCAAATCCCATAATGCCATCAACTGCAGAGTCAGTCTTCCCAAGTTGTCCAGATTGATTGCTTCCACACCCGAACACGACTTCCTGGGAAAGAGGTGCAGTTCGGAGGTTTCCAGTGACTTGATCCAGGGTAACGTTATCCTTGACGAACACTCCATCACTTGCGCTCCCATCTCCATACACAACATGATAACTACATGTCTTCATGGGTTCGCAAGCGTCCGGTTGCGAGACGAAGGAGCAGAACTCATCTTCGCACCCAACTTTCTTGGATGTGGAGGAAGCTTTTGAGTCGTACAAGGACAGAGGTATCTTACACATCAAACATATAAACACCAGTTGAGAGAAATGTTTCTGAAAGGTCAACTAAGAGTTTGAAAGAACCATCATTACATTGAGATCTGTTTTGACAGGACATTTAGGACAAGGTGCACAGTTGACCCAAAGTATATCACTTCCTGTGTCAACTTGAACATGGTAGTCCTTTGGTGGTGATCCAAGCTTGATCTTCGTGAAGTACAATCTGAAACTATACACATGTCAAACAATAAATAATCTAGAGATATAGCTATTTTGGATGTTAGAAGAGAACCCGATCGAATCAGCTCGGCTATCCCCGGCGAGAGGTAGATGAAGGTTGGCAAGCATTCTAGCGTGACGGAAGCTGTCGTGAGATCTGAGCTCCGATAGCTGTTTATCTTTTCCGGCGAACTTATGCGTCACATTAAACACGAAATTACCAGAAGCTAATTGGATCACGGCCATGGACACCGCCGCAAAGATGCGTAGAGTTACACTCAGATTCATCACCCTCTTCGTTTATGTAAACTAGAGATTATCTCTCCTTCGCTCCGATTTCAAATttcagttataaaaaaaaaaaataagaaaacttaaaTTGCTTTGAATTGAATTAAATTGACTTTTTCTTTCTGatattgtattttttcttttagatttggTATGTGATGGAAACTTAATTTCAAACATGAACCAAAGGAAGGGAGGGACACATGGGAACGAGAAGAGAGGGAAACCCAACCAAAAGCGACGCCTTTTCAACGGTGATTGATTTTGGGGAAATTTGCATCTATAGgactataaccaaaaaaattataacaaaaataaaataagaagaaataaagTAATGATCATTACGAAGTTGCATTAAAACATGACCGATAAATTTTTAAATGGAAGAATATTTCTATACTTTGATATTAAGATTAttatagtaaattttttttatgaaatcacatcaaatatataatattttgcgtttaaaattttataaatgtttgctttattatatatgttatttggaaattattttaaaaagaaacttcaataattttttttttaattgattaaagatatcttagtttatgttatttaaattattattttgtaatagtttgagaaataaattgattaaaaaaatacttattaattgtaaaatatatattatgctgtttaattttatcttttaaaataaaggTTATTTATTTACTTCAAAATAAAGATTATTTTGTGTACTTTCCTTTTTTATGAAttccattatatataaaatttattttcggttttaaatgttatagatgttctttattattaagttatttgaagaatataaagaaaaaagaaacttaaataaaaagtaaaaataaaataaaagagaatgatttttttttttttaacggcaaacggctattctattattcaagcttgaggtggtctgggtaaccagaccggaatagaacaaccaataaaaagtaGCACCCTACGGAAAGTCCTAGctgtcttagctaaaaaatcaggAAACTGGTTGCGCGCTCGTGGCACATGAATGATCTTGAAGTCCGGAAAACAAATCTGCAgcgtctctatcttctccaatTCTGTCGCGAATCTTGGCCACTCCTGGGGTTTCTCTATCATAGCAATCAGTTCCTTGCAGTCTGTTCCAAAGCTCTGGCATGGCGAGTGTTGAAGCATGTTCTCCATCGCCCAACGTAGTGCTTCTATCTCCGAATGTAATGCAGATTCACATCGAGGGAAATTCCGAGTTCCCATAAGCTGTATATTCTCCCCACTGTCCATCCAGACCCATCTACAGCCACTGTATCGATCTGAgtctgtccaagatccatctagcaGGCAGATATTtcccaagcttaagacttggttTTTTTCATTGTTGTTGGTCTGAGCTACTTGCGGTATTATCTCATTTGCATTAAACCATGCTTAACATTCGGTTTCTGCGTATCGAACTAGTTCTAGAGGATCTCTATCTATTCCCCTGAAAAGTTTTTCATTGcgagccttccaaatataccatattatccagggataaggatccctgtCCTGGTCAGGTGCTAAGATATcatttttcctccaaaatagaTAGTCCATATTTGTGTAGACGCTTGACACTGGAAATATTCCTGGGCTTGTAGGAGTCCCTGATAAGGACCATACTTGGAGAgctggagggcattcaaataTTGCATGGGTTACAGATTCTTCT
This genomic stretch from Brassica napus cultivar Da-Ae unplaced genomic scaffold, Da-Ae ScsIHWf_1109;HRSCAF=1576, whole genome shotgun sequence harbors:
- the LOC106454940 gene encoding aspartic proteinase 36-like, which codes for MNLSVTLRIFAAVSMAVIQLASGNFVFNVTHKFAGKDKQLSELRSHDSFRHARMLANLHLPLAGDSRADSIGLYFTKIKLGSPPKDYHVQVDTGSDILWVNCAPCPKCPVKTDLNIPLSLYDSKASSTSKKVGCEDEFCSFVSQPDACEPMKTCSYHVVYGDGSASDGVFVKDNVTLDQVTGNLRTAPLSQEVVFGCGSNQSGQLGKTDSAVDGIMGFGQANTSIISQLAAARNKKRIFSHCLDNVNGGGIFAVGEVESPLVKFTPLVPNQLHYNVILKGIDVGGEPVALPPSLAVFGGNGGTIIDSGTTLAYLPENLYTSLLQKITARQPIKLHTVQETFACFSFTLNTDKAFPVVNLHFEDKLKMSVYPHDYLFSLRKDLYCFGWQSGGLTNQDGSDVILLGDLVLSNKLVVYDLDNEVVGWAEHNCSSSIKVKDGSGAVFSVEANNLIASSSSSSSSLETGDARIKGF